The genomic segment TCTCTGGGTCGGCGACGAGATGACCATTTACGCAGCGAAAGGCAGCGGCGACAACACTGGCCGAACGTGCCTCGTCATGGTTCCGGAATACGGTGGCAGCTCTGCGGGGTGCGGCAGCGTCCTTCCCGTGACCCTCGGCGTGGAGGGCGAACCGACGTACATGCTCAGCACCATCGACATCGATGCCGGCAGCGACAAGTGGACGAAGGTTGCCGACCATCTCTATGTCGAGAGCCCCCAATAAGGCTTGGGGTCATCGACGACGTGTCGACCAATGCCGCGGCCGAGTGAGGGCGGCCGGTAGCACGGTGGTGTCGTCGCCCCGAGCTGCATCGAGCTGCGCTTGCGTGAGGAACAGCGCTCTGGAGAGGTCTGCTCCCTCGAGCCGAGCGTCGCGCAGATCTGCACCGAGCAGATCGACACCCGCCAGGTCGGCCCGTCGGAGATCCGCGGCGATCAGGTAAGCGCCCCGCAGATCGGCTCCGCACAGCCGACTCGATCGGAGGTCGCGACCCGCCAGGTCTGCGGAGGGATGCAGATCGTCGCTCACGCCCGCCCCGGCACGGGCATCGTAGCCGCCGCGCGCCTCCTCACTCACGTCGATCAGCGCTTGCCGCACCTCCCCGCGGATGCGCTCGATGTCTGCCGCGAGGATCTGCGACGCTTCTCCGTCGAGAACCCCGAGGATCTCGCTTCGGAGGTGGGATGGTGGCTCCGAGAGCTCCGTGGTGGTCGCCCGTTCGGAGGCTTCGGCGAGGTACCAGAGCATCTCGTGCAGCTGTCGCACGACGGCGAAAGTCCTGAACATCGTGGCGCCGGTATCGGGGCGTTCCCTCCAGCTCGCTCCACCGAACAGCTTCTGCGACACGTACTGGCCCGCACCGAAGCAGTCGAAGACGGTGCATCCGCGAAAGCCTCGTGGTCGGAGGGATGAATGGATCGAGCAGGAGAAATCGTCTGCCAGATTCAGGCACGGGCGCCCAGCCGGCTTGTCGATCGGGAAGTCGGCGGATCGTTGGAACCCCAACGCGGTACAGCAGAGGGCGAAGCAGTCGGCGCAGTTCGCGCGGAGGGTCGAGCGGTCGTCAGCGGTTGCCGAAGAAGAGTCGGTGGAGGTCATGACTGGACGGTCTTTCTGGGGTGATGTCGAGAGAGGGCCAGGGGGCTGGGGAACTCCGCAGGGAGCTCCCGATCCGGGCGCACGAAATCACCGCCCCTCGTCGGAGGAGCGAACGGGTGTCGCTGGAGGGTCTCTGGGTCACAGAGAGAAAGAACGTGTCACTGATGGCAGCGTACCGCCCGAGCATGATCCGATCGGACGGCGATAGTAGGGTGCCGGTCGAGACGACCCGGAAGTCTAGGTGTCGAAGGAGGCGCCATGATCGCAGAGCTGAACAGACTGGTCGAGCTGGTCGAGGATCGTCTGAACGACGACCTCGATGTGGCTTCGCTGGCTACGCACCTCGGCACGACGGAGTACCACCTCCGGCGGATGTTCTCGTCACTTGCCGGTATGCCGCTGTCGGAATACATCCGCCGCCGCCGCATGTCGGTCGCGGCGGCAGACGTTCTCGGAAACGGGGATCTGCTGAGCATCGCGGTGCGTTATGGCTACGGGTCGGCCGAAGCGTTCGGTCGCGCGTTCCGCGCTGTGCACGGTGTCGGCCCCGGCGACGTGCGTCGAGATGGCGGCCCCCTTCGTACGCAACCGCGGCTCAGGTTCCACCTGACCGTAGAAGGGAACATCACCATGGACACCCGCATCACTGAACGACCGGCGTTCCGCCTCGTCGGCCACGCCACCCGAGTGCCCCTCATCCATGAGGGAATCAACCCTCACATCCAAGCCCACATCGCTTCTCTGCCGGTTGCGGAGCACGCACGGCTGAAGGCGCTGGGTGACACCGAACCGGCCGGTCTGCTCCAGGTGAGCGCCGACGTCGACCCGGATTACACCGAGGGGAGCGAACTGACCTATCTGCACGGCGTCGCCGTCACCGACACGACCATGGTGCCCGACGATCTCGACTCGATCGAGGTTCCGGCCGGCATGTGGGCGGTGTTCCGCACCGAGGGAGCGCATCCGGCCGCGTTGCAGGCGGTCTGGGCGGCGACCGCGACGGACTGGTTTCCGTCGAACCCGTGGCGGCTCCGCCCCGGGCCGTCGATCGTCGCGGTGCTCGACCGCGCCGACGACTTCAGCACGGCCACCTGCGAGCTGTGGCTCCCGGTGGAACGCGCATGATCGAGTGCCCCGTGCTGTGGGTCGTGATCTCCTACGCTCATTCCAATGGTCGAATTGCAGCAGCACCAAGCGCACTGGGCCGACGACTTCCGTCTCGAGTCGGCGCGCGTCGTGGTAGCACTGGGAGCTCACGTCGATGCGGTGGAGCACATCGGCAGCACGGCCGTGCCGGGGCTGCTGGCGAAACCGATCATCGACATGGCCGTCCGTGTTGCGGCGGCCGTTGACCCGTTCGCCCTCGGTGTTCCCCTGGCGACCCTCGGCTACCACCGTCACTCCGGTGGGCCACAGAACCACGCCGTGTACGTGCGGGTCGAGGGCGACAGGCGCACACACATCCTGCACGCCTTCACTGCACCGCAGTGGGATGACTGCAACCAGCGGGTGTTCCGTGACAAGTTGTTGAACGATCCGGATGCCCGGCGTCGCTACCAGGCCTTGAAGAACTCGCTTGCCGGCGTCGCCGACGGGCGGACCTACACGGCTCTGAAGTCCACCCTCATCCAGGAGTTGTTGAACGAGGAACGCGCGGCCCGCGGGCTCCCGCCCACCACCGCGTGGGACAAATAGTTCAGCCGAGCGCTATCCCTCACGCGAGGTCGTGTTCGTCCAGGGTGGTCTGGTCGCGGAGGGTCCTCAGCCCCGCGCGAATCTCATCGACGAGGATCTCGGGCTGCTCGAGAGCGGCGAAGTGTCCGCCCCGGTCGGCTTCGCCGAAGTGGACGAGGTCACTGTAGGCGTCTTCGATCCAGCTTCGCGGCAACCGGGGGATGTCCCGTGGAAACACGGTCACAGCGACGGGCAGCGCGAGTTTCGGACCGGCCATGGTGGCCGATCGGTTCTCCCAATAGATGCGGGCCGACGAGGCAGCGCTGTTAGTGAACCAGGCGAGCGAGATCGAATCCAGTATGGCGGCGACGCTGAGGGCATCCTCCGCCAGTCCGTGGTTGTCCGTCTTGGATTGATATTTCTCGTAGATCCAAGCCGCTTGCCCGGCCGGCGAGTCCGCCAACGCGAATCCGACGGTCTGCGGCTTCGTGCCCTGCAGGTGATTCGATCCGCCGAGCGGGCCGGCGTAAAGGGCCAGGCCGTCCACCGCGCGACGCTCTTCGGGCGTCAGCGTCTCGGGAATCCGCTCGGGGAAGGCATACGGCGTGTTCAGGTGGATTCCGAGGAGGCCCTCGGGTCGGAGTGCCCCGAGAGTCGTGGTGACGGCGGCACCCCAGTCGCCACCGTGGGCCGACCACTCCTGGTAGCCGAGACGCTGCATGAGTTCCGCCCATGCTCGGGCGACTCGAGCGACGTCCCAGCCGGTTTCGGTCGGCTTTCCGGAGAACCCGAATCCGGGAAGCGATGGGATGACGACATCGAACGAGTCGCTGACAGCCCCGCCATGCGCAACCGGGTCGGTGAGCGGGCCGATCAGCTTCAGGAAGTCGGCGTTCGAACCCGGCCATCCGTGCGTGAGGAGCAGAGGCATCGCGCCGGGGTTGCGGGATCGGACATGGATGAAGTGGATGTCGATCCCGTCGATCGTGGTGACGAACTGGGGGAAGGCGTTCAGGTCCGACTCGAAGCGGCGCCAGTCGTACTCCCGCTCCCAGTACGCGACGAGCGATCGGGCATTCTCCACCCGGACGCCCTGCGACCAGTCCGCCGCAGTCTCCTGCGCCGGCCATCGCGTCCTGACCAGCCGCTGAGCGAGGTCGGCGATCTCGGAGTCGGGGATCGCGACGCGGAACGGGCGGATCTCTGTCGAGGTGGCGGTGGGGGTGGATGTCGTCATGGCGTGTCTCTCCTCGGCTCGATCAATGTGCGCAGCAGTCATTGCACACCGGTGTGCAGACTACGTCATTGCACACAGGTGTGCAATGATCGCAGCATGGAGATCACACGAGGGCGCGGCGTCCTTGACACGAAGGAGCGCATCCTCGACGTGGCCATCGACGTGCTCGGGAAGAGCCCTGACGCGGGGATGGGCGAGGTCGCCGCGGCTGCCGGCGTCGTCAGGCGCACCGTCTACGGCTACTTCCCGTCCCGCGCAGACCTCGTGCTGGCGTTGACGAAGCGCGCGGTGACAGAGCTGGCCACGATCCTCGCCGATGACACCAGCGTCGACGAAGCGGCCGACGCGGTATGGGCCGACTTCATCGCCCGTCTCTGGCCGTTGGTGCACCGCTACCGGGTGCTGGTGGTGCTTCGACGCGGTGAGTTCGGAGAAGACATCCATGCTCTTCTCGCGCCGGTCGAGAAGACTCTTGCCGATCTGGTCGAGCGAGGCCAGAGCTCGGGGGCTTTCGGTCGGCACCTGCCCGCCGATGTCCTCAGCCAGGTGGCCTGGTCGGCGGTGTTCGCCATCGTCGACAGTGACCTGACCCGCGGGACGCTCGGTGTCGCCGCCCCGACGATGACGAGCTTGCTCCTGCTCGGAGTTCCAGAACCGCGTGCTCGGGCGTTGGTCGAGCGCCACCCGGCTCACCGGAGAGAGTGAGGAAGCTTCCGCATTCCCGCGTGGCGCATCTGTAACATTCGCGGGGCGTGAGGACATACCAGGGCGCTCCGTTCCCGTGTACGAATCGGATGGCGAGACGGTGATCGGCGAGATCATCATGCCCGGCACCGCTCGCCCCCGGTCACCATGCACTGTGAATGACGGGCGGCGACGTCAATCGCTGTCAGGTCGGCGGAGCACCGTGGTAGAACGGCGGGATGCGCACGATTCTCACGTTCCCTGAACAGCTGCGGCTGATCGACGAACGGTCGGCTGCCTTCCGCGCAGCGGTCGCCGCGGCGCCCAGCCTCGATGTTCAGATGCCCACCCATCCCTCGCGCACCCTGTTCGATCACGTGCACCACGTCGGCATGGGCCGTCGCAAAGCGGCCGCCATCGTCGCCGCCGGGGCTGCGGACGGTCCGCCGGAGAAGTCCGTCTGGGGAGGCGGTACGGCTGCACCCCGGGAGCGTGAGGCTCTGCTGTTCTGGTGGGTCGAGTCCGTCGAGCATCTGTCGAGTGTGCTGCAGGAGGCAGGCCCGGATCGGCCTTGCTGGACCTGGTGGGACGACTCGCCGTCACCACAGACATCCGGGGCCTGGGCGCGGCGCCAGCTCCACGAGATCGCGGTGCACACGTACGACGTGCAGCTCGTCGGGGGTGCCCCGCGGCCGATACCGGAGGAGATCGCCCTCGACGGTTTCGACGATTGCCAGTTCACCCTCTGCGCCACGACGGTCGCCTGGCCACACGAGCCCGCGATCGTCGATTACCACGCCGCCGAGGGTCACTCCTGGCGCCTCCGGCTGTCCCATGACGGGGCACAGGTCGCCAGGCTGGCGCCCGCTGCGGGCGGAAACCCCGACGCGGCCGACGTCTCTGCCCGGGGCACGGCAAGTGACCTGGTTCTGTTCTTCTACGGCCGCCCACCGCTGGATTCGCTTGAGTTCGACGGCGATCGACGTGTCCTCGATCGCCTCGCGGCCTGGGACCCGTCCGCGTGACGACCGACGGCGTGCGCAGAGTGTCTGGTTGACAGCCCGTCGCTTGTTAGTGTTCAATCAGTCACATGCAGATGAAGACAAGGGACACCGGCACGAGGTCCACAGCGGAGGCGCAGCGGCGTCGAATCCTGGGCCATGCAGTGCGCGTGTTCGCACAGGGTGGATATCGCGCGACCCCGGTCGCCGACGTCGCCGCCGCGGCCGAGGTGTCGACCGCCTACGTGTTCCGCTTGTTCGACGGCAAGCTCGGGCTCTTCGTCGACGCGGTCGACGACTGCTATGACCAGGTCGCCGCAGCCATGCTCGCCGGCGCAGGAAGGACCTCCTCCACGAATCCGGAGGACAAGCTCGCCGCGATGACGGATGCGTACATCGAGTTGGTCTCAGACCGCGACCTCATCGCACTCCAGGTGCACGCGACGAGCGCATGCGACGTTCCGGAGATCCGCGACGCCGTTCGGCGGGGTCTGGCTAAGACCACCGAGACCGTCGCCAAGGCATCCGGTGCTGACACTGACGCAGTTCAACGGTTCATCGCCTACGGGCAGCTGTGCCATCTCATCGTTCAGGCTGACCTGTTCGACATCGACTCGACCTGGGCACGAACCCTTTCGCACGGCATCCGTCACCTCTAGACCACACCACCCTCGATTTCCCGGCACGTGTCTGGGTCCAAAAGTGACTGTTCAGACAGTCACTAACGAATAGGAATCTCATGAACCTCCTCCGTCCTCTCTCTGCAACCGCCTATCTCCTTGGTTCCGCGGTCTACCTGGCCGCTGAAGCGATCGCCGCTTCGGCCTGGAAGCAACCCGCCTACAGCTACGCCGACAATTGGATCAGCGACCTCGGTTCTGCAACGGCGGGCGTGTTCCAGGGCCGGGGGCTGAACTCACCCCTCAACGCCGTCATGAACTCCGGGTTCATCATCCAAGGGCTGTTGTTCGGACTGGGAACCCTGCTGCTCTCGCGCACCCTCACCGGCCGCACCCGCACCTTCACCGTCGTGATGGCGCTCCTGGTCACGATCGGGTACGTCCTCGTCGGCTCCTTCCACGGCTCTCTCCAGGCGCAGCAGAACGGTACCCTTCCGCTTCACTTCACCGGAGCAACTCTGGCCATCCTCGGCGCGAACCTGCTCGCGCTCGTGCTCGGCATCCACTGGCGCAAGACGCCTGAAACACGAGTGATCGGTATCGCCAGCGTCGTCGTCGGGGCGCTCGGCCTGGCCGCCATGGTCACCCTTCTCCTCACCTTCGGCGCTGGTCTGCCATCGGGTGCCATCGAACGCGCTTCCGTCTACACCATCGTCATCTGGCAGGTCGCCGTCGCGATTGCCCTGCTCCGTGGCCGTCGCGCACCCGTTCGTCCTTCAACCACCGCCCCCGCGGTAAGGGCCAACTGAGCCCGGTTCGCTCTCGGAGAGTCACAGATCACCTGCACACCGACCATCGCCACCACTGGAGAGAATCATGAGCATCGTATTCGCCACCACAGTCGACATCGCCGCCAGCCCCGAGCAAGTCTGGGACGTGCTTTCGGACTTCCCGGCCTATGGAGAGTGGAGCAACTTCTCCCGAATCGACGGCACGCCCGAGCTCGGCTCACAACTCAGAATGCGGATGCCGGGGTTCTGGTTCACGTCGACCGTCACCGCCGCGACCCCCGACGAGGAACTGCGGTGGTCGGCGAAGCTGCTCACGGCAGGACTGTTCCTCGGGGAACACCGCTTCACCCTCGTGCGCAATGCCGACGGTTCAACCCAGGTGAACAACTCCGAGACGTTCTCCGGAGCCCTCACTCGCCCGTTCGAGAAATTCTTCGCCAAGAACCACGACGAAGGCGGATACGCCGTCTTCAACCGGGCATTGAAGAGCCGGGTGGAGGCGCGAGCATCCCTCCCTGAGACAGCCCGCGCTTTCCGCTGAACAGCCGATACACCACCACTGGAGAGAATCATGAACAACACTGACACCACCACCACCAACGACGCGGCCACCGCCCTCGTCGACAAATGGGTCGACCTGTGGAACGGCGACCTCGCGATCGCCGATGAGATCATCGCGATCGACAACCGGGTTCACGCCGCGATGTTCGACGGCGGCGACGGCAGCGCCGTGGGTGGCGTCTCCGGAATGAAGAACTTCGTGGCCCAGATGCACTCACTCATGTCCGACCTCGTCTTCTCCGTCGAGGTCGGCCCCATCGCCGACAACGATCACGTCGTCGTCCGTTGGGTTGCAACCGGACACTACGGGGGAGGCATCCCGAGTGCCGGCGCACCCGTCGGAACCGAGGTCACCTTCCACGGCACCGACATCCTCCGCGTCGCCGGCAGCCAGGTCGCCGAGTACTGGCTCAACGCCGACACCCTCGACCTGATGACCCAGCTGCAGGTCGGCGCTGGTTGACGCAGCGGGCGGCTTGGCGTTGGGCGGCGATCCGCCGAGGGCCTCAGACCGGCTGAAGGGTGACTCGAGCGCCCAGTGCCGTGGTGATCCTCACGAGAGTCTCTTCCGTAGGATTGCCCAAGCCATTCTCGATCCGACTTATCTCGGATTGGTTGATCCCGCTGAGATCCTCGAGCTGTTTCTGATTGAGTTTCCGAAGAACGCGGAGCTCGGCGATCTGTCTGCCGATCGCAATCTGCTGTTCGGAAATGGCTGCGAAGTAGGCCGCGGCGGCATCGTTGACAGCACGGGCGTCGTCGCTCCACTGAGAGCGAGCTGCATCGCGGATCTCACGGAACGGTCGAGTAGGCATACGTCCATTATGGGTTATGACCCATGAGCAGTCAAAGCCCTCGCTTTGATCGCTTCTTCTCGCGCTTCCGCTCCTCGTGGAAAGCTCGCAGGAGCTTCTTTGCACGTTGAATCGCCTTGTTCTGAGCCCTCTCGTTCTTGACCTTGTCGAGGCCGCTCAGAAGCAGGACAACCTTGTCGCCGTAGAAATGACAGAAAAGCCTCAGAACCACAGTCTTGTCGTTTGCTTCGCTCTCAGGCGTTCTCAGGCCGCCGTACTGACGAATTGCCCGAAGGCTCTGTCGGACACGAAACTCGTAGAGCCGCTTGCTCGTACTCGCCCAGACCGTTGTACCAATGAGAGAAACTTGGCTCCCAAGTTTCCGAAGTCCACACCATTTGAGAGAGCCTATTGGGCATCGGCGGGCGGTTCCGCCGCACCGAGACGCCAAGCGGAAACTAACGGCCTTAGCGCTGGCCGAAGACACGTTTCCACAGCACCACAGCGCCGATGGCGAGCGCAGCAATGGCGATGACTACGCCGATGAGCACCAGGTTCCAGCCGAGCACGCCCTCCACGAGTCAAGGCCGGTATTCGGCTGGCCTTTTTCGCGTGCTTGCTTCGGGGGGTCTGCCAGGGGGCATCATCCCGCCCGAGAGCAGACCGGAGATCGCGGCGGCGAAGCTACCCGCGATGGCGAGAAGCCCTGCGATCACCGGGTTTCTGCCGTCCCCGCGTGTCTGACTCATGTACCCAGGCTAACTTCGACAGCCGATGATTACCACTAGGCGGGTGAGCCGACGAGCTATGGCCCGAGGGAGCTTCCCTCGATACTCGCGCGATGATTCGATTTCGGGCTTCGCGGATCCGGTCGTATTCAGCCAGCTGATGATCGAATTCCTCCTGTATCGAGCCGGACCAGCTCGTCGCCGGCCAGCCCTGGCCTCCGGTCCGCTTCTCCGGCCTCCTGCCGGACGAGACCGTGTTCGCGAGGAGCGTCCAGACCGGGGGCCCAGGAGCTACAGCTTCCAAGGGTTCGGCGCAGCCGACATCGAGGGAAACGCGACGATCATCGTCCGTAGGAGGGTGCTGAGGACCGATCGTTCTGTTCATAGATCGATCCTTCACCGGCCGTGACCTTCTCACGCTTCTGACGCGCGCCAGGCCCATCGTGACCAGTCGAGTGCCCCCTGAAAATACACCGGAACGAATCAGCTCTGGTTGCCGAGGAAGATGAAGTGGAGCCCGCGCTCGACGTCGTTCTCTGCGCTACGCATCATTTGTGGCACAGACCATCGGTCAAACCGGCGTCTGCTCAGGATCGATCGTAAACTTCTGACCGCAGGGCACCTGATCCTGCCCCTGCTCCTGGGCGCCCGTCGGGACGGTCCGCTGAGTGCCCTCGATGTAGTACGTGTCCGTGAAGGTCTGGTCGCCTCCGCCGCCGTTGTCGTAGATGTCAACCCGCATGCGCCCCTCTTCGACCGCAAAGGTGGTGCCCACGGTGGCAGCGACCTTCTCCCCTGGGCCGGCCTCGAGTGTGCGGTTGACGCCTGTCGTCGTCGCCGTCGATGCGGAATATGACGAGTTCCCCTCGATGCTGATGCCGCCGCCCGAGACACCGAACTTTCCACCAGCACTCCAGGTCTCGGTGAAGGTGCGGGAGGCGACGATCTGCGACACCACGTCGTTCGAACCTCCAGCGCAGTTGGTGACCGGGTCGCCATAGCGGTGCCATTCCTGGAAGTAGCTGGAGGCATAGGCGGCCTCGAAGGTGCAGCTCACCGAGATATTGGCCTCGCCGATGCCGTCGGTGCAGGCCGAAGCGAGCTCTTCCGGCGAGGTGCCGTAGGCCTGCGCCGTGGCCGCCGGACCGGCGAGGCCCGCCAGTACGAGGGCAGCGGTAGCGGCCGCACCTCCCAATCCGAGGCGGGTGCGAATGGTGTTTTTCATAGTCATTCCTGTCTCTCGTAGCCGATCTCGTTCGTGACGCGTGCGACACGTTCCGAGTCTGCAACGATCGGCAGTCTCCACAGAGCCTCGCAACAGAGGTTTGGCCTTTGGTCTAGTCCTCGTTGCGATCCGGACGACGGAGCGGTATTAATACGCCTCGCAGAAACGCTGCTGCGACGAGTGCGGATCGGTTGCCGACGCTCCACGAGCGCATCAGTCGGGAGAGGTGCCACTTGACCGCCTGTCGGCTGTAGCCCGTCGACGCGGCGATCTGATCGGTTGACTCCCCGGCTGCCGCAAGCGCGACCATCTGGATCGCCGGATCATCGGGCACATGATCGCCCTCCGCGACCGCGACCGATTCGACGGGAGGGGCTTCTGCCTGGAGCAGCCCGCCGCCCGGCAACCAATCTTCAACCCACCACGCAGTGATGTCGTGCCCGATCAGCGCGGCGCGGCCGAGAAGGAGGGCGACCTCGGATGCTGTGAGCGCTGGCATCCGGGTGCGCAGGAGTGCTAGCAGCGCGCGCAGGGCCGGCTTGGCTCCGCGGAGCACCACCCCGAGGGGCAGGGACAGTCCGCGCGATCGCAGCGCGCTGCTCCGGATGGCCTCGCGCGTCTGGGCCGATAGGGGTGTGCCCAGGCTGACGGAGCTGATCACGTCGTCGAGCGTCAATGGAACGATCTCTGCGTATTGGTCGAGCAGCCACTGGGCCTCCTCCGACAGGTCCCCGCCCTTGTGCTTCTCGAAAAACACGGGCTGCAGCAGCAGCCGCCGGAGCTCCTCCCGATGGGGAGTCAGATCGATGGCATTCATCTCATTTCACCTGTGTCCAATGCATGTGGTGGGCCAGGCCAGACAGACGCGGGTTCGGCCGAATCGCACTGATGGACGAGCATCTGCGCGCCGGATGAATCGGAGATGAACGTGGCGGGAATGAAGACGGTGGCGAGGTAGGCAAATCCCGGCGGAGCGTGTCTTCGAGCGCTTTTCAGAGCCTGGCATTGAAACGGACTCTGAAGTCCGCTACTATCGATAGCGGACTTGGTAGTCCACTTATCCGCCCTCTTTCTGAAAGCATCCCGATATGAGTAACGCACGTATCAGTGCGGCGCTTGATGACCTCGTTTTCAACCCTGAGCAAGGCGTCGCCCTGCAACAGGTCATCGACCGCTACTACGCACCCGACTACACCCACCGCAGCGACGGCAAGACCCTCGATCGTGAGGAGTTCACCGAGATGGTGGCGCGCACTCGCGATCAGGTCGCATCCGGCAGTGTGCGGGTGATCGACGAGCTGCGAGTGGGTGATTCCTACGCCGAGCGACACGTGCTCGACCTCACATTGAACAACGGGTCGACTCAGCACCGCGAGATCGCGATCTTCGGCACGTTTGCCGAAGACGGCCGGTTCCGGCACCTGAGCGAGACGGGCTTCTCCCTCGAGGCTGAGAGGCCCGCTTCTGCAGCCGGTGCCGACTCGGTCGATGTGGATGCCGGCGAGATCGGACCGTCGCGATGACCCGCCTGGCCGCCCAAGACCCCGCGACGTTCCCCGTCGAGGTGCGCGAATTCGTCGCCACGCTTCCGCCCGACCCGATGGTCGAGATGATGTCGCTCTCGACCGGTACGGTGAAACCGTTCGTGCAACTGGCGAAGGCACTCTTTACATCGCTCCAGTTGCCGGCGCGCTCCCGCGAGGTGGTGATCCTTGCCGTGGCGCACCTGACGGACAGTGTCTTCGTGGCCGGTCAACACGAGACCATGGCAAGGGCTGCGGGCGTAGAGGATCGCGTCGCCGGGCTCATCAGCCTCGGCGAATTCGACAGCGCAGAGCTATCCGCAAGTGATCGCGCGCTTCTGGCGCTCACCTCCGAGATAGTGCGCCAGCCCCGCGTATCCGACGATGTGTTCGATCAGGCTCGGCGCCACCTCACCGATCGAGAGATCGCTGAGGTGCTTCAAGTGGTGGGCTACTACTGGTCGTTCGGCCGGATCACCACCACTCTCGACGTCGAGCTGACTACGGTTTATGGCGACGAACCCGTGCTGGACGCCCCGTGACGATCCGGTCGACCCCCGCATCAGAACCTTCCTCACCGAGGCGTGCGGACGCGCGTCGCAACAACGAACGCGTCGTCGCCGCCGCGATCGAGATCTTTCGACAATTCGGAACGCAAGCCTCCGTGCCACAGATCGCTGCCAAAGCGCAGGTCGGCAAGGCCACGGTCTATCGCAGCTTTGCGACCAAAGAACTTCTGTTGGAGTCGATAACGCAAACGAGGCTCGAAGAGGCAGAACGGCGAATGGTCATCGCGCTTGAGTCGAGCGGTCCGGAGCGTGCGTTCCACAACGCCATGCTGGAATTGTTCGACGTGCTAGCGGGTGACCGGCTGCTCGCCGAACGCCTGGCCGACGACCAATCGTCTGCCACATCGGCGCTGCTCCAGACCCTGGCCGAAGCCCAACAGCGCTCGCGAATTGCCGGGGCGTTACTAGGAGCTGCCACCCTGCAGGATCTGCGCGTGCTGGTCTGTGGGGTTGCCATGCAGCTGACGCGGTTGGGCGAGCGCGACCCCAAGATCTGGCGACGCTACGGCGAGCTGGTGATTCGAGCCTTCTCCAGCTGACCCAAGGGTCCCTCAGTGTGCACGACTGGGGAGCAGGCTGAAACCATCGTTGCGTCTCTGCGAGACGGACTTTGGCTTGAGAACGACGAGGCTGCATTCGTGAAGCTTGCAGCGACCGGTTTCACCGAGAGACCCGGGACCGTGGTCGAGCTGTCACCTGGCCTGATTCAACGCAAGTTCGAAGCCCAAGTAGAGGTCGAGTTCGCGTCGCAGTCCGGCCTGGATGGACAGCCCACGAGCACTTCCGAAACTGTTGGCGCGTCGCAGAGGGTTTGGGGTCCGGGCGGCCTGTAATCGCGTGCCAGAGCTGGCCGATGGATCGAAGGGTGAAGAAGACGAGGGCCAGCAGGCCGACTACGACGGGGATCGCGATGGGCCACGCTGTTGTGAATCCCAGGATGAGCGCGAGAGCCTCGAATCCGATGAGAGAGGCGGCCCCAACG from the Herbiconiux aconitum genome contains:
- a CDS encoding SRPBCC domain-containing protein, translated to MSIVFATTVDIAASPEQVWDVLSDFPAYGEWSNFSRIDGTPELGSQLRMRMPGFWFTSTVTAATPDEELRWSAKLLTAGLFLGEHRFTLVRNADGSTQVNNSETFSGALTRPFEKFFAKNHDEGGYAVFNRALKSRVEARASLPETARAFR
- a CDS encoding ester cyclase, which gives rise to MNNTDTTTTNDAATALVDKWVDLWNGDLAIADEIIAIDNRVHAAMFDGGDGSAVGGVSGMKNFVAQMHSLMSDLVFSVEVGPIADNDHVVVRWVATGHYGGGIPSAGAPVGTEVTFHGTDILRVAGSQVAEYWLNADTLDLMTQLQVGAG
- a CDS encoding helix-turn-helix domain-containing protein, with translation MPTRPFREIRDAARSQWSDDARAVNDAAAAYFAAISEQQIAIGRQIAELRVLRKLNQKQLEDLSGINQSEISRIENGLGNPTEETLVRITTALGARVTLQPV
- a CDS encoding helix-turn-helix transcriptional regulator, which produces MNAIDLTPHREELRRLLLQPVFFEKHKGGDLSEEAQWLLDQYAEIVPLTLDDVISSVSLGTPLSAQTREAIRSSALRSRGLSLPLGVVLRGAKPALRALLALLRTRMPALTASEVALLLGRAALIGHDITAWWVEDWLPGGGLLQAEAPPVESVAVAEGDHVPDDPAIQMVALAAAGESTDQIAASTGYSRQAVKWHLSRLMRSWSVGNRSALVAAAFLRGVLIPLRRPDRNED
- a CDS encoding carboxymuconolactone decarboxylase family protein, with translation MTRLAAQDPATFPVEVREFVATLPPDPMVEMMSLSTGTVKPFVQLAKALFTSLQLPARSREVVILAVAHLTDSVFVAGQHETMARAAGVEDRVAGLISLGEFDSAELSASDRALLALTSEIVRQPRVSDDVFDQARRHLTDREIAEVLQVVGYYWSFGRITTTLDVELTTVYGDEPVLDAP
- a CDS encoding TetR/AcrR family transcriptional regulator; translation: MTIRSTPASEPSSPRRADARRNNERVVAAAIEIFRQFGTQASVPQIAAKAQVGKATVYRSFATKELLLESITQTRLEEAERRMVIALESSGPERAFHNAMLELFDVLAGDRLLAERLADDQSSATSALLQTLAEAQQRSRIAGALLGAATLQDLRVLVCGVAMQLTRLGERDPKIWRRYGELVIRAFSS